The Ovis aries strain OAR_USU_Benz2616 breed Rambouillet chromosome 11, ARS-UI_Ramb_v3.0, whole genome shotgun sequence genome window below encodes:
- the DHX58 gene encoding ATP-dependent RNA helicase DHX58 isoform X1: MELRPYQWEVIMPALEGKNIIIWLPTGSGKTRAAAYVAKRHLETVDGAKVVVLVNRVHLVTQHYEEFSRMLDRRWTITTLSGDMGPRAGFGHMARRHDLLICTAELLQKALASLEEEEHVELNAFSLLVVDECHHTHKDTVYNIILSRYLELKLQRTRPLPQVLGLTASPGTGGASTLKGAIDHVLQLCANLDTWRIMSPQEHSPQLQEHSHQPCKQYDLCHRHTQDPFGDMLKKLMDQIHDHLEMPKLRRDFGTQTYEQQVVELSQDAAEAGLLEQRVYALHLRRYNDALLIHDTVRAVDALDTLRDFYNRERATKTGVLHAERWLLALFDDHKNELARLATSGPENPKLEVLEAILQKQFRSPDSPRGIIFTRTRQSAHSLLLWLQQQPGLQTVGIRPQVLIGAGNNSQKTQMIQMTQRDQQEVIQKFRTGTLNLLVATSVAEEGLDIPQCNVVVRYGLLTNEISMVQARGRARASQSVYSFVAAQGSRELQRELTNEALEALMEQAVAAVRAMDQAEYQAKIRDLQRAALVKRAVQAAQRESRQRKFLAEQVQLLCINCMVSVGYGSDLRKVEGTHHVNVNPNFSIYYNVSKQPVDISRSFKDWRPGGAISCRNCGEAWGLQIIYKSVKLPVLKVGSMLLETPQGRVRAKKWSRVPFTVPDFDYVQYAEGLAGLSLD; the protein is encoded by the exons ATGGAGCTGCGACCCTACCAGTGGGAGGTGATCATGCCCGCCCTGGAGGGGAAGAATATCATCATATGGCTGCCCACAGGCTCTGGGAAGACCAGGGCAGCTGCTTATGTGGCCAAGAGGCATTTAGAGACCGTGGACGGAGCCAAGGTGGTTGTATTGGTCAACAGG GTGCACTTGGTGACCCAGCATTATGAGGAGTTCAGCCGCATGCTGGACAGACGCTGGACCATCACAACCCTGAGCGGGGACATGGGGCCACGAGCTGGCTTTGGCCACATGGCCCGGAGGCACGACCTGCTCATCTGCACAGCTGAGCTGCTGCAGAAGGCACTGGCCAGCCTGGAAGAGGAGGAGCATGTGGAACTCAATG CCTTCTCCCTGCTGGTGGTGGATGAGTGTCACCACACGCACAAAGACACCGTCTACAACATCATCCTGAGCCGATacctggagctgaaactccagaggACCCGGCCACTGCCACAGGTGCTGGGTCTCACCGCCTCCCCAGGCACTGGCGGTGCCTCCACGCTCAAGGGGGCCATTGACCACGTCCTGCAG CTCTGTGCCAACCTGGACACATGGCGCATCATGTCACCCCAGGAACATAGCCCCCAGCTGCAGGAGCACAGCCACCAGCCCTGCAAACAGTATGACCTCTGCCACAGGCACACCCAG GACCCGTTTGGGGACATGCTGAAGAAGCTCATGGACCAAATCCACGACCACCTGGAGATGCCCAAGTTGAGACGGGACTTCGGGACGCAGACCTATGAGCAGCAAGTGGTGGAACTGAGCCAGGATG CGGCTGAGGCGGGGCTCCTGGAGCAGCGGGTGTACGCGCTTCATCTGCGTCGGTACAACGACGCGCTGCTGATCCACGACACGGTCCGCGCGGTGGATGCCCTCGACACGCTGCGGGATTTCTACAACAGGGAGCGCGCCACTAAGACCGGGGTCCTACATGCTGAGCGCTGGCTGCTGGCGCTGTTTGATG ATCACAAGAATGAGCTGGCCCGCCTGGCAACTAGCGGCCCAGAGAACCCGAAACTGGAGGTGCTGGAAGCGATCCTGCAGAAGCAGTTCAGGAGCCCTGACAGCCCCCGGGGCATCATCTTCACCCGAACCCGCCAGAGCGCTCACTCCCTCCTGCTGTGGCTccagcagcagccaggcctgCAGACAGTGGGCATCCGGCCACAGGTGTTGATTGGGGCTGGGAACAACAGCCAGAAGACTCAGATGATCCAGATGACACAG CGGGACCAGCAAGAAGTAATCCAGAAGTTCCGGACTGGTACCCTGAACCTCCTGGTGGCCACAAGTGTGGCAGAGGAGGGGCTGGACATCCCCCAGTGCAATGTGGTGGTGCGCTATGGGCTCCTGACCAATGAGATCTCCATGGTCCAG GCAAGGGGCCGGGCCCGGGCCAGCCAAAGCGTATACTCGTTTGTGGCAGCCCAAGGCAGTCGGGAGCTACAGCGGGAGCTAACGAATGAGGCGCTGGAGGCGCTGATGGAACAGGCAGTGGCTGCTGTGCGGGCGATGGACCAGGCCGAGTACCAGGCCAAG ATCCGGGATCTGCAGCGGGCAGCGTTGGTCAAGCGGGCCGTCCAGGCAGCCCAGCGAGAGAGTCGGCAGCGCAAGTTCCTGGCGGAGCAAGTGCAGCTCCTCTGCATCAACTGCATGGTGTCCGTGGGCTATGGGAGTGACCTACGGAAGGTGGAGGGTACCCACCACGTCAATGTGAACCCCAACTTCTC GATCTACTACAACGTCTCAAAGCAGCCTGTGGACATCAGCAGAAGCTTCAAGGACTGGAGGCCCGGGGGTGCCATTAGCTGCCGGAACTGTGGGGAG GCCTGGGGTCTGCAGATAATCTACAAGTCAGTGAAGCTGCCGGTGCTCAAAGTTGGCAGTATGCTGCTGGAGACACCACAAGGGCGAGTCCGGGCCAAGAAGTGGTCCCGTGTGCCCTTCACCGTGCCTGACTTTGACTATGTGCAATACGCCGAGGGCCTGGCGGGCCTCTCTCTGGACTGA
- the DHX58 gene encoding ATP-dependent RNA helicase DHX58 isoform X2 yields the protein MELRPYQWEVIMPALEGKNIIIWLPTGSGKTRAAAYVAKRHLETVDGAKVVVLVNRVHLVTQHYEEFSRMLDRRWTITTLSGDMGPRAGFGHMARRHDLLICTAELLQKALASLEEEEHVELNAFSLLVVDECHHTHKDTVYNIILSRYLELKLQRTRPLPQVLGLTASPGTGGASTLKGAIDHVLQLCANLDTWRIMSPQEHSPQLQEHSHQPCKQYDLCHRHTQDPFGDMLKKLMDQIHDHLEMPKLRRDFGTQTYEQQVVELSQDAAEAGLLEQRVYALHLRRYNDALLIHDTVRAVDALDTLRDFYNRERATKTGVLHAERWLLALFDDHKNELARLATSGPENPKLEVLEAILQKQFRSPDSPRGIIFTRTRQSAHSLLLWLQQQPGLQTVGIRPQVLIGAGNNSQKTQMIQMTQRDQQEVIQKFRTGTLNLLVATSVAEEGLDIPQCNVVVRYGLLTNEISMVQARGRARASQSVYSFVAAQGSRELQRELTNEALEALMEQAVAAVRAMDQAEYQAKIRDLQRAALVKRAVQAAQRESRQRKFLAEQDLLQRLKAACGHQQKLQGLEARGCH from the exons ATGGAGCTGCGACCCTACCAGTGGGAGGTGATCATGCCCGCCCTGGAGGGGAAGAATATCATCATATGGCTGCCCACAGGCTCTGGGAAGACCAGGGCAGCTGCTTATGTGGCCAAGAGGCATTTAGAGACCGTGGACGGAGCCAAGGTGGTTGTATTGGTCAACAGG GTGCACTTGGTGACCCAGCATTATGAGGAGTTCAGCCGCATGCTGGACAGACGCTGGACCATCACAACCCTGAGCGGGGACATGGGGCCACGAGCTGGCTTTGGCCACATGGCCCGGAGGCACGACCTGCTCATCTGCACAGCTGAGCTGCTGCAGAAGGCACTGGCCAGCCTGGAAGAGGAGGAGCATGTGGAACTCAATG CCTTCTCCCTGCTGGTGGTGGATGAGTGTCACCACACGCACAAAGACACCGTCTACAACATCATCCTGAGCCGATacctggagctgaaactccagaggACCCGGCCACTGCCACAGGTGCTGGGTCTCACCGCCTCCCCAGGCACTGGCGGTGCCTCCACGCTCAAGGGGGCCATTGACCACGTCCTGCAG CTCTGTGCCAACCTGGACACATGGCGCATCATGTCACCCCAGGAACATAGCCCCCAGCTGCAGGAGCACAGCCACCAGCCCTGCAAACAGTATGACCTCTGCCACAGGCACACCCAG GACCCGTTTGGGGACATGCTGAAGAAGCTCATGGACCAAATCCACGACCACCTGGAGATGCCCAAGTTGAGACGGGACTTCGGGACGCAGACCTATGAGCAGCAAGTGGTGGAACTGAGCCAGGATG CGGCTGAGGCGGGGCTCCTGGAGCAGCGGGTGTACGCGCTTCATCTGCGTCGGTACAACGACGCGCTGCTGATCCACGACACGGTCCGCGCGGTGGATGCCCTCGACACGCTGCGGGATTTCTACAACAGGGAGCGCGCCACTAAGACCGGGGTCCTACATGCTGAGCGCTGGCTGCTGGCGCTGTTTGATG ATCACAAGAATGAGCTGGCCCGCCTGGCAACTAGCGGCCCAGAGAACCCGAAACTGGAGGTGCTGGAAGCGATCCTGCAGAAGCAGTTCAGGAGCCCTGACAGCCCCCGGGGCATCATCTTCACCCGAACCCGCCAGAGCGCTCACTCCCTCCTGCTGTGGCTccagcagcagccaggcctgCAGACAGTGGGCATCCGGCCACAGGTGTTGATTGGGGCTGGGAACAACAGCCAGAAGACTCAGATGATCCAGATGACACAG CGGGACCAGCAAGAAGTAATCCAGAAGTTCCGGACTGGTACCCTGAACCTCCTGGTGGCCACAAGTGTGGCAGAGGAGGGGCTGGACATCCCCCAGTGCAATGTGGTGGTGCGCTATGGGCTCCTGACCAATGAGATCTCCATGGTCCAG GCAAGGGGCCGGGCCCGGGCCAGCCAAAGCGTATACTCGTTTGTGGCAGCCCAAGGCAGTCGGGAGCTACAGCGGGAGCTAACGAATGAGGCGCTGGAGGCGCTGATGGAACAGGCAGTGGCTGCTGTGCGGGCGATGGACCAGGCCGAGTACCAGGCCAAG ATCCGGGATCTGCAGCGGGCAGCGTTGGTCAAGCGGGCCGTCCAGGCAGCCCAGCGAGAGAGTCGGCAGCGCAAGTTCCTGGCGGAGCAA GATCTACTACAACGTCTCAAAGCAGCCTGTGGACATCAGCAGAAGCTTCAAGGACTGGAGGCCCGGGGGTGCCATTAG
- the KAT2A gene encoding histone acetyltransferase KAT2A isoform X2, translating to MAEPSQASTPAPAAQPRPLQSPAPAPTPTPTLSPASAPTPAPTPAPAPAPATAPAGSTGTGGPGVGSGGTGSGGDPARPGLSQQQRASQRKAQVRGLPRAKKLEKLGVFSACKANETCKCNGWKNPKPPTAPRMDLQQPAANLSELCRSCEHPLADHVSHLENVSEDEINRLLGMVVDVENLFMSVHKEEDTDTKQVYFYLFKLLRKCILQMTRPVVEGSLGSPPFEKPNIEQGVLNFVQYKFSHLAPRERQTMFELSKMFLLCLNYWKLETPAQFRQRSQAEDVATYKVNYTRWLCYCHVPQSCDSLPRYETTHVFGRSLLRSIFTVTRRQLLEKFRVEKDKLVPEKRTLILTHFPKFLSMLEEEIYGANSPIWESGFTMPPSEGTQLVPRPATVSAAVVPSAPIFSPTMGGSSNSSLSLDSGGAEPMPGEKRKLPENLTLEDAKRLRVMGDIPMELVNEVMLTITDPAAMLGPETSLLSANAARDETARLEERRGIIEFHVIGNSLTPKANRRVLLWLVGLQNVFSHQLPRMPKEYIARLVFDPKHKTLALIKDGRVIGGICFRMFPTQGFTEIVFCAVTSNEQVKGYGTHLMNHLKEYHIKHSILYFLTYADEYAIGYFKKQGFSKDIKVPKSRYLGYIKDYEGATLMECELNPRIPYTELSHIIKKQKEIIKKLIERKQAQIRKVYPGLSCFKEGVRQIPVESVPGIRETGWKPLGKEKGKELKDPDQLYTTLKNLLAQIKSHPSAWPFMEPVKKSEAPDYYEVIRFPIDLKTMTERLRSRYYVTRKLFVADLQRVIANCREYNPPDSEYCRCASALEKFFYFKLKEGGLIDK from the exons ATGGCGGAACCTTCCCAGGCCTCTACCCCGGCCCCTGCCGCGCAGCCCCGTCCGCTTCagtccccagcccctgccccaacTCCGACTCCTACCCTCAGCCCAGCTTCGGCCCCCACTCCGGCTCCCACTCCGGcaccagcccctgccccagctACAGCCCCAGCCGGGAGCACAGGGACTGGGGGGCCCGGGGTAGGAAGTGGGGGTACCGGGAGCGGGGGTGATCCGGCTCGACCTGGCCTGAGCCAGCAGCAGCGCGCCAGCCAAAGGAAGGCGCAAGTCCGGGGGCTGCCGCGCGCCAAGAAGCTTGAGAAGCTAGGGGTCTTCTCGGCTTGCaag GCCAATGAAACCTGCAAGTGTAATGGCTGGAAAAACCCCAAGCCCCCCACTGCACCCCGCATGGATCTGCAGCAGCCAGCGGCGAACCTGAGCGAGCTGTGCCGCAGCTGTGAGCACCCTTTGG CTGACCACGTGTCCCACCTGGAGAACGTGTCGGAGGATGAGATTAACCGGCTGCTGGGGATGGTGGTGGACGTGGAGAATCTGTTCATGTCTGTTCATAAGGAGGAGGACACGGACACCAAGCAGGTCTATTTCTACCTCTTCAAG ctcctgcggAAATGCATCCTGCAGATGACCCGGCCTGTGGTGGAGGGGTCCCTGGGCAGCCCCCCATTTGAGAAGCCTAATATTGAGCAG ggcgTGCTAAACTTTGTGCAGTACAAGTTTAGTCACCTGGCTCCCCGGGAGCGGCAGACGATGTTCGAGCTCTCAAAGATGTTCCTGCTCTGCCTTAACTACTGGAAGCTTGAGACACCTGCCCAATTTCGGCAGAGGTCTCAGGCCGAGGATGTGGCTACCTACAAGGTCAATTACACCAG ATGGCTCTGCTACTGCCACGTGCCCCAGAGCTGCGATAGCCTCCCCCGGTATGAGACCACTCACGTCTTCGGGCGCAGCCTTCTCCGCTCCATCTTCACGGTTACCCGGCGACAGCTGCTAGAGAAGTTCCGAGTAGAGAAGGACAAGCTGGTGCCCGAGAAGAGGACCCTCATCCTCACCCACTTCCCCAA ATTCCTGTCCATGCTAGAGGAGGAGATCTATGGGGCAAACTCTCCGATCTGGGAGTCAGGCTTCACCATGCCGCCCTCAGAGGGAACACAACTGGTGCCCCGGCCAG CTACAGTCAGCGCTGCAGTTGTTCCCAGTGCCCCCATCTTCAGCCCCACCATGGGTGGGAGCAGCAACAGCTCCTTGAGCCTGGATTCTGGAGGCGCTGAGCCCATGCCAG GCGAGAAGAGGAAGCTCCCAGAGAACCTGACCCTGGAGGATGCCAAGCGGCTCCGTGTGATGGGTGACATCCCCATGGAGCTGGTTAATGAGGTCATGCTCACCATCACCGACCCCGCCGCCATGCTAGGGCCCGAG ACGAGCCTGCTGTCGGCCAACGCCGCCCGGGATGAGACTGCTCGCCTGGAAGAGCGCCGAGGCATCATTGAGTTCCACGTCATTGGCAACTCGCTCACACCCAAGGCCAATCGGCGGGTGTTGCTGTGGCTGGTGGGGCTACAGAACGTCTTCTCCCACCAGCTGCCGCGAATGCCCAAGGAGTACATTGCCCGCCTCGTCTTCGACCC GAAGCACAAGACTCTGGCCTTGATCAAGGATGGGCGGGTCATTGGTGGGATTTGCTTCCGCATGTTTCCCACCCAGGGCTTCACGGAGATCGTCTTCTGTGCTGTCACCTCCAATGAGCAGGTCAAG GGCTACGGCACTCACCTGATGAACCACCTGAAGGAGTATCACATCAAGCACAGCATCCTCTACTTCCTCACCTACGCCGACGAGTACGCCATCGGCTACTTCAAGAAGCAG GGCTTCTCCAAGGACATCAAGGTGCCCAAGAGCCGCTACTTGGGCTACATCAAGGACTACGAGGGTGCGACACTGATGGAGTGTGAGCTGAACCCTCGAATCCCCTACACAGAGCTGTCCCACATCATCAAGAAGCAGAAGGAG ATCATCAAGAAGCTGATTGAGCGCAAACAGGCCCAGATCCGAAAGGTCTATCCCGGGCTCAGCTGCTTCAAGGAGGGTGTGCGCCAGATCCCTGTGGAGAGCGTCCCTGGCATTC GAGAGACAGGCTGGAAGCCGCTGGGGAAGGAGAAAGG GAAGGAGTTGAAGGACCCTGACCAGCTCTACACAACCCTCAAAAACCTGCTGGCCCAGATCAAG TCCCACCCCAGTGCCTGGCCTTTCATGGAGCCCGTGAAGAAGTCGGAGGCCCCAGACTACTACGAGGTCATCCGCTTCCCCATCG ACCTGAAGACCATGACAGAGAGGCTGCGCAGCCGCTACTATGTGACCCGGAAGCTCTTCGTGGCCGACCTGCAGCGGGTCATTGCCAACTGCCGCGAGTACAACCCCCCGGACAGCGAGTACTGCCGGTGCGCCAGCGCCCTGGAGAAGTTCTTCTACTTCAAGCTCAAGGAGGGCGGGCTCATTGACAAGTAG
- the KAT2A gene encoding histone acetyltransferase KAT2A isoform X1, which produces MAEPSQASTPAPAAQPRPLQSPAPAPTPTPTLSPASAPTPAPTPAPAPAPATAPAGSTGTGGPGVGSGGTGSGGDPARPGLSQQQRASQRKAQVRGLPRAKKLEKLGVFSACKANETCKCNGWKNPKPPTAPRMDLQQPAANLSELCRSCEHPLADHVSHLENVSEDEINRLLGMVVDVENLFMSVHKEEDTDTKQVYFYLFKLLRKCILQMTRPVVEGSLGSPPFEKPNIEQGVLNFVQYKFSHLAPRERQTMFELSKMFLLCLNYWKLETPAQFRQRSQAEDVATYKVNYTRWLCYCHVPQSCDSLPRYETTHVFGRSLLRSIFTVTRRQLLEKFRVEKDKLVPEKRTLILTHFPKFLSMLEEEIYGANSPIWESGFTMPPSEGTQLVPRPATVSAAVVPSAPIFSPTMGGSSNSSLSLDSGGAEPMPAGEKRKLPENLTLEDAKRLRVMGDIPMELVNEVMLTITDPAAMLGPETSLLSANAARDETARLEERRGIIEFHVIGNSLTPKANRRVLLWLVGLQNVFSHQLPRMPKEYIARLVFDPKHKTLALIKDGRVIGGICFRMFPTQGFTEIVFCAVTSNEQVKGYGTHLMNHLKEYHIKHSILYFLTYADEYAIGYFKKQGFSKDIKVPKSRYLGYIKDYEGATLMECELNPRIPYTELSHIIKKQKEIIKKLIERKQAQIRKVYPGLSCFKEGVRQIPVESVPGIRETGWKPLGKEKGKELKDPDQLYTTLKNLLAQIKSHPSAWPFMEPVKKSEAPDYYEVIRFPIDLKTMTERLRSRYYVTRKLFVADLQRVIANCREYNPPDSEYCRCASALEKFFYFKLKEGGLIDK; this is translated from the exons ATGGCGGAACCTTCCCAGGCCTCTACCCCGGCCCCTGCCGCGCAGCCCCGTCCGCTTCagtccccagcccctgccccaacTCCGACTCCTACCCTCAGCCCAGCTTCGGCCCCCACTCCGGCTCCCACTCCGGcaccagcccctgccccagctACAGCCCCAGCCGGGAGCACAGGGACTGGGGGGCCCGGGGTAGGAAGTGGGGGTACCGGGAGCGGGGGTGATCCGGCTCGACCTGGCCTGAGCCAGCAGCAGCGCGCCAGCCAAAGGAAGGCGCAAGTCCGGGGGCTGCCGCGCGCCAAGAAGCTTGAGAAGCTAGGGGTCTTCTCGGCTTGCaag GCCAATGAAACCTGCAAGTGTAATGGCTGGAAAAACCCCAAGCCCCCCACTGCACCCCGCATGGATCTGCAGCAGCCAGCGGCGAACCTGAGCGAGCTGTGCCGCAGCTGTGAGCACCCTTTGG CTGACCACGTGTCCCACCTGGAGAACGTGTCGGAGGATGAGATTAACCGGCTGCTGGGGATGGTGGTGGACGTGGAGAATCTGTTCATGTCTGTTCATAAGGAGGAGGACACGGACACCAAGCAGGTCTATTTCTACCTCTTCAAG ctcctgcggAAATGCATCCTGCAGATGACCCGGCCTGTGGTGGAGGGGTCCCTGGGCAGCCCCCCATTTGAGAAGCCTAATATTGAGCAG ggcgTGCTAAACTTTGTGCAGTACAAGTTTAGTCACCTGGCTCCCCGGGAGCGGCAGACGATGTTCGAGCTCTCAAAGATGTTCCTGCTCTGCCTTAACTACTGGAAGCTTGAGACACCTGCCCAATTTCGGCAGAGGTCTCAGGCCGAGGATGTGGCTACCTACAAGGTCAATTACACCAG ATGGCTCTGCTACTGCCACGTGCCCCAGAGCTGCGATAGCCTCCCCCGGTATGAGACCACTCACGTCTTCGGGCGCAGCCTTCTCCGCTCCATCTTCACGGTTACCCGGCGACAGCTGCTAGAGAAGTTCCGAGTAGAGAAGGACAAGCTGGTGCCCGAGAAGAGGACCCTCATCCTCACCCACTTCCCCAA ATTCCTGTCCATGCTAGAGGAGGAGATCTATGGGGCAAACTCTCCGATCTGGGAGTCAGGCTTCACCATGCCGCCCTCAGAGGGAACACAACTGGTGCCCCGGCCAG CTACAGTCAGCGCTGCAGTTGTTCCCAGTGCCCCCATCTTCAGCCCCACCATGGGTGGGAGCAGCAACAGCTCCTTGAGCCTGGATTCTGGAGGCGCTGAGCCCATGCCAG CAGGCGAGAAGAGGAAGCTCCCAGAGAACCTGACCCTGGAGGATGCCAAGCGGCTCCGTGTGATGGGTGACATCCCCATGGAGCTGGTTAATGAGGTCATGCTCACCATCACCGACCCCGCCGCCATGCTAGGGCCCGAG ACGAGCCTGCTGTCGGCCAACGCCGCCCGGGATGAGACTGCTCGCCTGGAAGAGCGCCGAGGCATCATTGAGTTCCACGTCATTGGCAACTCGCTCACACCCAAGGCCAATCGGCGGGTGTTGCTGTGGCTGGTGGGGCTACAGAACGTCTTCTCCCACCAGCTGCCGCGAATGCCCAAGGAGTACATTGCCCGCCTCGTCTTCGACCC GAAGCACAAGACTCTGGCCTTGATCAAGGATGGGCGGGTCATTGGTGGGATTTGCTTCCGCATGTTTCCCACCCAGGGCTTCACGGAGATCGTCTTCTGTGCTGTCACCTCCAATGAGCAGGTCAAG GGCTACGGCACTCACCTGATGAACCACCTGAAGGAGTATCACATCAAGCACAGCATCCTCTACTTCCTCACCTACGCCGACGAGTACGCCATCGGCTACTTCAAGAAGCAG GGCTTCTCCAAGGACATCAAGGTGCCCAAGAGCCGCTACTTGGGCTACATCAAGGACTACGAGGGTGCGACACTGATGGAGTGTGAGCTGAACCCTCGAATCCCCTACACAGAGCTGTCCCACATCATCAAGAAGCAGAAGGAG ATCATCAAGAAGCTGATTGAGCGCAAACAGGCCCAGATCCGAAAGGTCTATCCCGGGCTCAGCTGCTTCAAGGAGGGTGTGCGCCAGATCCCTGTGGAGAGCGTCCCTGGCATTC GAGAGACAGGCTGGAAGCCGCTGGGGAAGGAGAAAGG GAAGGAGTTGAAGGACCCTGACCAGCTCTACACAACCCTCAAAAACCTGCTGGCCCAGATCAAG TCCCACCCCAGTGCCTGGCCTTTCATGGAGCCCGTGAAGAAGTCGGAGGCCCCAGACTACTACGAGGTCATCCGCTTCCCCATCG ACCTGAAGACCATGACAGAGAGGCTGCGCAGCCGCTACTATGTGACCCGGAAGCTCTTCGTGGCCGACCTGCAGCGGGTCATTGCCAACTGCCGCGAGTACAACCCCCCGGACAGCGAGTACTGCCGGTGCGCCAGCGCCCTGGAGAAGTTCTTCTACTTCAAGCTCAAGGAGGGCGGGCTCATTGACAAGTAG
- the HSPB9 gene encoding heat shock protein beta-9, with protein MQRVGGSLPSGSQSASRCPSVAFIEQNQVATLPVQRLTEDVAAVRDNVHPEDGFQMKLYAHGFTPEELLVQVNSGCLVVTGQRQLEGCNPDGTGFRVAQKVHQQMSLPPDLDPAAMTCCLTPSGQLCVRGQCRALPPSEAQTGPASRFRSRGSKKLA; from the coding sequence ATGCAGCGGGTCGGTGGCAGTCTCCCTAGCGGGAGCCAGTCGGCCTCCCGATGTCCCAGCGTGGCCTTTATTGAACAGAACCAGGTGGCCACTCTACCGGTGCAGCGGCTCACGGAGGATGTGGCAGCTGTGCGGGACAACGTCCACCCGGAGGATGGCTTCCAGATGAAACTGTATGCCCATGGCTTCACCCCCGAGGAGCTGTTGGTTCAGGTGAACAGCGGATGCCTGGTGGTGACTGGCCAGCGACAACTGGAGGGCTGCAACCCGGATGGGACCGGCTTCCGCGTGGCGCAGAAGGTGCACCAGCAAATGTCACTACCACCGGACCTGGATCCCGCTGCCATGACTTGCTGCCTGACCCCCTCCGGCCAGCTGTGTGTCCGTGGCCAGTGCCGGGCACTGCCTCCCTCTGAGGCTCAAACAGGACCCGCCTCGAGATTCAGAAGCCGTGGCTCTAAGAAACTAGCCTGA